A window from Amblyomma americanum isolate KBUSLIRL-KWMA chromosome 7, ASM5285725v1, whole genome shotgun sequence encodes these proteins:
- the LOC144097278 gene encoding uncharacterized protein LOC144097278: protein MQDPTEMEAVIYYTNYENCVVGDVDYHGHQCSLWVKREVKDAVPQDCIDHFVDTCGVIVPPHSRDLCSDDEGDY from the exons ATGCAAG ATCCAACTGAGATGGAAGCAGTAATCTACTACACTAACTACGAAAACTGCGTTGTCGGCGACGTGGACTATCACGGACACC AGTGCTCACTTTGGGTCAAGAGAGAAGTAAAAGACGCTGTGCCGCAAGACTGCATTGACCACTTCGTGGATACTTGTGGCGTCATCGTGCCTCCGCACAGCCGGGATCTCTGCTCTGATGACGAAGGCGATTATTAG